A stretch of the Methylacidiphilum caldifontis genome encodes the following:
- the tmk gene encoding dTMP kinase — translation MERVKTRFISFEGSEGCGKTTQIRLLKKRLENRGEKVVVVREPGTTKLGERLRKILKHPSFSLSPLAELFLFEASRVELIKQVIEPGMAENSWILADRFTDSTLVYQGIVRGIPLKIIEQLNALASSGIKPSLTILLDIPYQCSQLRIKKRDGSKTTTDRLQDEFENSLKQIRQAYLDLAKREPQRFYIIEGTSSPQTISARIWEKVKNVFEL, via the coding sequence ATGGAAAGAGTAAAAACGCGTTTCATCAGCTTCGAAGGCAGTGAAGGATGTGGAAAGACCACACAGATTCGGCTGCTCAAAAAACGGTTGGAAAACCGTGGAGAGAAAGTCGTTGTCGTCCGAGAGCCAGGAACAACAAAATTAGGAGAGCGGCTTCGCAAGATTCTCAAACACCCTTCCTTTAGCCTAAGTCCACTAGCAGAACTGTTTTTATTCGAAGCCAGTAGAGTGGAGCTGATCAAGCAAGTCATCGAGCCTGGAATGGCTGAAAACTCATGGATCCTTGCTGATCGGTTCACCGATTCAACTCTGGTCTACCAGGGGATTGTTCGCGGTATCCCATTAAAAATTATTGAACAATTAAATGCCCTAGCTTCATCAGGAATAAAACCTTCCCTGACCATCCTCTTAGATATTCCCTATCAGTGCTCACAGTTAAGGATCAAAAAGAGGGATGGCTCAAAAACAACTACGGACCGGCTGCAAGATGAATTTGAAAATTCCCTAAAACAGATAAGGCAAGCTTATCTTGATCTGGCTAAAAGAGAGCCTCAGCGTTTTTACATTATCGAAGGAACATCTAGTCCTCAAACAATCTCTGCTCGGATATGGGAGAAAGTCAAAAATGTCTTTGAGTTATGA
- a CDS encoding DNA replication protein, whose product MSLSYENCLGLFKKAILNQRIASAYLISGVSSSLLLNLGMEISRELLGSDPSKHPDFYLLKPQTKLKRISVQQIKDVCRDLYLRPYRESRKVCLILQAESMCFGGGEAANAFLKTLEEPPFNTTIILTSTRPMALFPTLLSRCLCLSVSGFPFEISPEDQDIWPEVQKWLEIEEEEEIGRLKKIAFLNDFIQKAKIAIESEKKEEDQQEKESQEGVALEILEKRERFLRLVELACWHKIQAEMEKGASAQSCLKLIEEIRRVERLNQDLNYGMEESLAIEAAFLPRNITRN is encoded by the coding sequence ATGTCTTTGAGTTATGAAAATTGTCTTGGGCTTTTTAAAAAAGCGATCTTGAACCAAAGGATCGCCTCGGCCTATCTTATTAGCGGGGTTAGTTCTTCTTTATTGTTGAACTTGGGGATGGAAATCTCTAGAGAGTTGCTCGGCTCTGATCCCTCAAAACATCCCGATTTTTACCTCCTTAAACCCCAGACAAAATTAAAACGGATCAGCGTTCAGCAAATCAAGGATGTCTGCAGGGATCTCTATTTAAGACCTTATCGAGAGTCTAGGAAGGTTTGTCTCATCCTGCAAGCCGAATCCATGTGTTTTGGAGGAGGAGAAGCAGCTAATGCTTTTTTAAAAACTCTCGAAGAGCCTCCTTTCAATACGACCATCATTTTAACTTCAACTCGACCGATGGCTCTATTTCCTACTCTTTTATCCCGATGTTTATGTCTTTCAGTCAGTGGCTTTCCTTTTGAAATTTCTCCTGAAGATCAAGACATCTGGCCCGAGGTTCAAAAATGGCTTGAAATCGAAGAAGAGGAAGAAATAGGAAGGCTAAAAAAAATCGCTTTTCTTAATGATTTTATCCAGAAGGCTAAAATTGCCATTGAATCCGAAAAAAAAGAAGAAGACCAGCAAGAAAAAGAAAGCCAAGAAGGGGTTGCCCTAGAAATACTCGAAAAAAGGGAACGGTTTTTACGACTCGTAGAACTGGCTTGCTGGCATAAAATACAAGCGGAAATGGAAAAAGGGGCTTCAGCTCAAAGTTGTTTAAAATTAATAGAAGAGATACGCCGTGTAGAAAGACTTAACCAGGATCTCAATTATGGCATGGAAGAAAGCCTGGCCATAGAAGCCGCTTTTCTCCCTAGAAATATTACCCGGAATTAA
- the cysS gene encoding cysteine--tRNA ligase, with protein MMDFSFPLPPFKLFNTLSRSIEPINPIHPPQITLYACGPTVYNLAHIGNFRTFLCVDLLRRALELFGYKVTHVMNYTDVDDKTIAASRAAGISLAAYTQRYIDEFEKDMRTLNMLKPHFQPRATEHIEKMIEFIRQLLEKDHAYIGQDGSVYFRISSFPDYGKLSHLDKEKLKIGTQVFSDEYVKENYGDFALWKAKKAEDGDVGWISPWEIGRPGWHIECSTMSICYLGKQIDIHCGGVDLIFPHHENEIAQSESMTGTKFVRHWFHVSHVLVEGEKMSKSLGNIYTLRDVLNKGFSARVLRYHLLTSSHYRQTLNFSWHGMESSREALKRIDSWLSRQRDIPPSQFLGHETDEQISFNRRFLEALADDLNITEAVGHLFDWIRLTNRMMDEGKQLPPLYKSWQLVDSLLGVGELNVEIPPEIQSLLSMRAEARKKKDWQTSDRLRQALLDKGWIVQDTPEGQKAWKE; from the coding sequence ATGATGGATTTCTCATTCCCACTTCCCCCATTTAAACTTTTCAATACTCTTTCTCGAAGTATCGAACCTATAAATCCAATTCATCCTCCACAGATTACCCTGTATGCCTGTGGTCCAACCGTTTATAATCTTGCCCATATCGGTAATTTCAGAACGTTTCTTTGCGTTGATCTTTTACGCCGGGCACTTGAGCTTTTTGGATATAAAGTCACTCACGTAATGAACTATACCGATGTGGATGACAAAACCATCGCTGCTTCGCGAGCAGCGGGCATTTCCTTAGCCGCCTATACCCAACGTTATATTGATGAATTTGAAAAGGATATGCGGACTCTCAATATGCTCAAGCCTCATTTTCAACCGCGGGCTACCGAACATATTGAAAAAATGATCGAATTCATTCGCCAACTCCTGGAAAAAGATCATGCTTACATAGGTCAGGATGGCTCGGTTTATTTTCGTATCTCCTCTTTCCCCGACTACGGAAAGCTTTCACATTTAGATAAAGAGAAATTAAAGATTGGGACACAGGTTTTTTCAGATGAATATGTCAAAGAAAATTATGGTGACTTTGCACTCTGGAAAGCGAAAAAAGCCGAAGATGGAGATGTCGGCTGGATTTCTCCGTGGGAAATAGGTAGACCGGGGTGGCATATCGAATGTTCAACCATGAGCATTTGTTATTTAGGAAAGCAAATTGATATTCACTGCGGTGGAGTAGACCTGATTTTCCCTCATCACGAAAACGAAATAGCCCAGAGTGAATCCATGACCGGTACTAAATTTGTCCGTCACTGGTTCCACGTTTCCCATGTTCTTGTTGAAGGTGAAAAAATGTCAAAATCACTGGGCAACATTTATACTTTACGAGATGTTCTAAACAAAGGTTTCAGTGCCAGGGTACTTCGGTATCATCTTTTGACCTCTTCCCATTACCGACAAACCCTCAATTTCAGCTGGCATGGAATGGAATCGTCTCGGGAAGCCCTTAAAAGAATAGACTCATGGCTGAGTAGGCAACGAGATATCCCCCCTTCTCAATTTCTAGGTCATGAAACCGACGAACAAATATCGTTTAATCGCCGGTTTTTAGAAGCCTTAGCTGACGATCTGAATATAACCGAGGCCGTTGGCCATCTGTTCGATTGGATCAGACTGACCAATCGGATGATGGATGAGGGCAAGCAGTTGCCTCCTCTCTATAAAAGCTGGCAGCTTGTAGATTCTCTTTTAGGAGTTGGAGAACTCAACGTAGAAATACCCCCAGAAATTCAATCCCTTCTTTCGATGAGGGCTGAGGCCCGTAAAAAAAAGGATTGGCAGACAAGCGACAGGCTAAGACAAGCACTTCTAGACAAGGGTTGGATTGTCCAGGATACCCCCGAAGGACAGAAAGCATGGAAAGAGTAA
- a CDS encoding D-sedoheptulose-7-phosphate isomerase, whose product MDNIAVNSSQIIGKELAELCDLTTKLQKTTSVLLNIAERILHCFEQDKKILCAGNGGSAAQAMHFVEELVGKFRNERRPLGALSLVSDGPTLSCIANDFGYDEVFSRQIEALGNVDDLLILFSTSGASRNLVRAVHTAKNLGMFSVAFLGKGGGELAHQVDLAWIVPSESTSRIQEMHCWATHVLLEIVEEWVTFQQKIK is encoded by the coding sequence ATGGATAACATAGCTGTTAACTCAAGTCAAATTATTGGCAAGGAACTGGCTGAGCTCTGTGATTTAACAACCAAACTGCAAAAGACCACGAGCGTGCTTTTAAATATTGCAGAGCGCATACTGCACTGTTTTGAACAAGACAAAAAAATTCTTTGTGCGGGCAATGGCGGCAGTGCAGCTCAAGCAATGCATTTTGTTGAAGAGTTGGTCGGAAAATTCAGGAATGAAAGAAGACCTCTTGGTGCCCTATCGCTCGTTTCAGATGGGCCTACTCTCAGTTGCATCGCTAATGACTTTGGCTATGACGAGGTTTTTTCAAGACAGATAGAAGCTTTAGGGAATGTTGACGATCTGTTGATTTTATTCTCCACCAGTGGGGCTTCCCGCAATCTTGTTCGTGCCGTCCATACGGCAAAAAATCTTGGAATGTTTTCTGTTGCTTTTTTGGGTAAGGGGGGTGGAGAACTGGCTCACCAGGTTGATTTAGCTTGGATTGTTCCGAGTGAGAGTACTTCGAGAATTCAGGAAATGCATTGTTGGGCTACCCATGTACTCCTTGAAATCGTCGAAGAATGGGTAACGTTCCAGCAAAAAATCAAATAA
- the accB gene encoding acetyl-CoA carboxylase biotin carboxyl carrier protein: MDIAKITELIELMVRNNLNEIEIEEENSKIRLRKDFAPHPPPLPNPPPHYLGSSQHIVEIKDKETSLLSPSQTAEIRSPMVGIFYRAPSPNAQPYVEVGQEVHEDTVVCIIEAMKVMNEIKAELHGIITEVLAENGKPVDFNRPLFRVKLI, translated from the coding sequence ATGGACATAGCTAAAATTACCGAACTTATCGAACTGATGGTCAGGAACAATCTTAATGAAATCGAGATTGAAGAAGAAAATTCGAAAATCAGGCTAAGAAAGGACTTTGCCCCTCACCCCCCACCCTTACCCAACCCTCCGCCTCACTATTTAGGAAGTAGCCAACATATTGTAGAAATCAAAGACAAAGAGACTTCACTGTTAAGCCCTTCTCAAACAGCAGAAATCCGTTCACCCATGGTAGGCATATTTTATAGGGCTCCTTCCCCTAACGCTCAACCTTACGTCGAGGTTGGACAGGAAGTCCACGAGGATACCGTAGTTTGTATTATTGAAGCAATGAAGGTCATGAACGAGATAAAAGCAGAGCTGCATGGGATTATTACCGAGGTATTAGCGGAAAATGGCAAACCGGTGGATTTTAACAGACCTCTTTTCAGAGTAAAACTTATTTGA